The Peribacillus sp. FSL E2-0218 genome contains a region encoding:
- a CDS encoding GNAT family N-acetyltransferase: protein MKNSYEEMLKDHKQLLSFVKVELDRDIDMLHGWMHEEHVIPYWNLNFTKEKFALHLQKALADSHQTLYLGCLDETPMSYWESYWVKGDIIEDYYEAEEGDQGIHLLIGNPGYLGKGLALPFLRSMVKYQLLTSHTKKVMAEPDIRNEKMIHLFEKCGFTPMKEIELPDKTGLLMACTRENFERKWKYGEATIYL from the coding sequence ATGAAAAATAGTTATGAAGAAATGCTGAAAGACCATAAACAATTACTATCATTTGTCAAAGTTGAATTGGATAGGGATATCGATATGTTGCATGGTTGGATGCACGAAGAACATGTGATACCCTATTGGAATTTGAATTTCACTAAGGAAAAATTTGCGCTCCATTTACAAAAGGCATTGGCTGATTCACATCAAACACTCTATTTAGGCTGCCTCGATGAAACACCAATGAGCTATTGGGAGTCGTATTGGGTAAAAGGCGATATCATTGAAGACTATTATGAGGCCGAGGAGGGTGACCAGGGAATTCATTTGCTCATTGGCAATCCTGGATACCTCGGAAAAGGACTGGCTTTGCCATTTTTACGGTCGATGGTGAAATACCAACTCCTCACTTCCCATACCAAAAAGGTGATGGCCGAACCGGATATTAGAAATGAAAAGATGATTCATCTGTTTGAAAAATGCGGGTTCACACCAATGAAAGAAATTGAACTTCCAGATAAGACCGGTTTGCTTATGGCTTGCACGCGTGAGAACTTCGAAAGGAAGTGGAAATATGGAGAAGCAACGATTTACCTATGA